The following proteins are co-located in the Nonlabens ponticola genome:
- a CDS encoding 3'-5' exonuclease, with protein MLQRLSIHNILFLDIETVPQQEDFKDLDKIDQELFAQKTQYQRRDDKTPEEFYDRAGIWAEFGKIICISVGYFSEKTSNSSFRVRSFTGEERDILMDFSALLEEHFSRRDHLLCAHNGKEFDFPYIARRLVIHGLPLPVKLNLFGKKPWEIPHLDTMELWKFGDYKHFTSIKLLTRVLGVPSPKDDIDGSQVRDVFYKENDISRIATYCEKDVIAVAQVLLRMRNEPLLKDSDIVIK; from the coding sequence CCATACACAACATTCTATTTCTCGATATCGAGACGGTACCTCAGCAAGAAGATTTTAAGGATCTAGATAAAATTGATCAAGAGCTATTTGCTCAAAAAACACAATACCAGCGAAGAGACGATAAAACTCCTGAGGAATTTTATGATCGTGCTGGCATCTGGGCAGAGTTTGGCAAAATCATATGTATCTCTGTAGGTTACTTTAGTGAGAAGACAAGTAACAGCAGTTTTAGGGTGCGCAGTTTCACTGGTGAAGAACGAGACATCTTGATGGATTTCTCCGCACTTCTTGAGGAGCATTTCTCTAGACGCGATCATTTGTTGTGCGCCCATAATGGCAAGGAATTCGACTTTCCTTACATAGCGAGACGATTGGTCATTCATGGATTGCCATTACCGGTAAAGCTCAATTTGTTTGGTAAAAAGCCATGGGAAATACCGCACCTTGATACGATGGAGCTGTGGAAATTTGGCGACTACAAACATTTTACCAGTATCAAATTACTCACGAGAGTGTTGGGCGTACCATCGCCCAAAGATGATATAGATGGCTCGCAGGTACGAGATGTATTCTATAAAGAGAATGACATTTCCCGCATCGCGACCTACTGCGAGAAAGATGTAATTGCAGTCGCCCAAGTGCTGTTGCGTATGAGGAACGAGCCACTGCTTAAAGACAGCGATATTGTCATCAAATAA